Part of the Planctomycetia bacterium genome is shown below.
GGCGATCGCGTCGACGCGATGTACGGCCTCTCGAACGGCGCGACGGCATTCTTCGGCTCCCGCCGCAATGGCATGGGCAAACCCTCGCGATTCGGCCTGCAGATTTACGGCTCGAACGGCGTCATCGAAATCCTTACGGGTTATCTGCCGAGCGTGAAGTTACTCGTCGACGGCGGCTGGTCCCCCGCGCGTGGCAAAAAGCAATGGCAGGACGTGTCCAGCGCGGGCGTGGGTCAACCGGAAACGGTGACCATGACGAGCGAAGAGCAACAGCTCGCCGGCAACGTCGCGGCGGCCAATGATCTGCTGGACGCCATCGAACAAGACCGCCAACCCCAGGCCAGCATTTACACCGGCCGCACGGCGGTGGAAATGATCATCGCCCCATTCGAATCGCAGCGCACCGGCGCCCGCGTCGATTTCCCCATGGTCACCCGCGAAAACCCGTTGACGCTGCTGAGCGGGTAACAGAAGATTTAGCCCGCGAAACACGCAAAACACGTGAATTGTCCACGGAAAAAACGAAAAAGCACGAAAGTCAGCAGGTGTGCGTCCTCCGTTTGACTTCGTGTCCTGAATTCTTTCGCGTGTTTAGCGTGTTTCACGGGCAAATGCCTCCGCGGTTCAAAGCGGTTTACGCCGCCTGGCGTTGGGCCGCGAGCTCGATGCCGTGTGCGTGGAAGCGGCGGATGATCTCGAAATTCACGCGCTCGCTGAAGGCGCTGAAGCGGCCCCCTTCCTGCGGCGGGAAGTAGTAGGTGACCTGGATGTTCAGCGCCGTTTCCTGGATGTCGTTGAACGTCACTTGCGGAGGATGATCGGCGTCCATGCCTTCATGATCGGCCAGGATTTCGCGGACGATTTCCACGGCGCGTTCCACTTTTTCCGGTGCGGTGTGGGCGTGTAGCCGCAGATTCAGTTGCCGGCGCAGATGCGGTCGCTTGGCGATATTGAGGATCGTCTTGCCGGCCAGGTCGCCGTTGGGAATCGTCACCAGATGCCCTTCGATGGTACGCAACCGGGTCGAGCGAAATCCCACCGCTTCGACGCGCCCTTCCTGCGAATCGACGCGAATCAGATCACCGAGTTCAAACGGCCGATCACTAAAGATCATGATCGAGCCGAAGAAATTCTTGATCGACTCCTGCGCGGCCAAACCGACTGCCAAACCGCCGACGCTGACGCCGGCGAGGATCGGCGTGATTTGATCCTGTTGATGCGTATCGTTCGCGATTTTGACAAAGGTCGCGAAGGCGATCCCGGACCGCATCAGCGTTTTTGCGACCGGCAGGATCATGTCATCGAGCCGGCTATTCGTCATCCTCGTGAAGCCGCTCAGCCAGCGTTCCGCCACATCGACCAAGCGCCAGGCAATGTAGGCGCCAACCAGTGTTGTCAGCACGAGAAACGACTTATCGGCCTTCGCGGCGATACTTTCGCTGAGAGTAAGGAACCGATGCCCCAAGTACAGACCAAGCGCCACCGATCCAAACCGGGCGCTGCGGCTGACGGAATCGCAGGTTGCCGCGACGAGTGATCGATTGCGCCCGCGAAACACTGCTCCAAGTCGCGCCAGGGCGAATTGCAGGATCGCGCCGATCACGGTCGCCAGGTAGATCGTGAACGCGACGGCGATGAATTGCTGGACGGAGTTGTTCCAGATGCGGTACTGGAGGTTCAGCACTTGTAGTCCGATGCAGGCCCCCAACAGGATGGCCGCGCGGTGGACATATTTCACTGTGGCTTCGAGGATCGTGGCCGGCACGGTCCGCTGAGCGCCACGCAAGCGCGCCGCCGTCCGCGCCACGAGCGCCCGGACCGCTTCACCGATCATGCTGGCGGCCAGGATCGCGGCCAGGAAAGCGCCGTAGCGGTAAAGCTCGTTCCCCAGGACCAACTGGTTTAGCCCAGTGGCCAACTTGGATTCCAAGGCGGCGACGCTGACTTCGCTGTCTGCGCGGGCAATCTCCGTCCAGGCGGCGCAAAGCGTCATCGCCAAGCCAAGCCGTGACATCGAAAAACGACCACTCATACGAAGCACCTCCCC
Proteins encoded:
- a CDS encoding mechanosensitive ion channel family protein, which gives rise to MSGRFSMSRLGLAMTLCAAWTEIARADSEVSVAALESKLATGLNQLVLGNELYRYGAFLAAILAASMIGEAVRALVARTAARLRGAQRTVPATILEATVKYVHRAAILLGACIGLQVLNLQYRIWNNSVQQFIAVAFTIYLATVIGAILQFALARLGAVFRGRNRSLVAATCDSVSRSARFGSVALGLYLGHRFLTLSESIAAKADKSFLVLTTLVGAYIAWRLVDVAERWLSGFTRMTNSRLDDMILPVAKTLMRSGIAFATFVKIANDTHQQDQITPILAGVSVGGLAVGLAAQESIKNFFGSIMIFSDRPFELGDLIRVDSQEGRVEAVGFRSTRLRTIEGHLVTIPNGDLAGKTILNIAKRPHLRRQLNLRLHAHTAPEKVERAVEIVREILADHEGMDADHPPQVTFNDIQETALNIQVTYYFPPQEGGRFSAFSERVNFEIIRRFHAHGIELAAQRQAA